The window AACTGGGTGAGAAACCCAAGGAATAGCAGGCGCAAGCCACGGAAGCCGTTGTTGTGGCCAAATCCACCTGGAAAGATTTTCGTTCCGCCTTCCAGTTCAGCATTTTCTTTGTTGCCGTACTTTTCGTCACGTTCGGGATAGATATTCTTCTTCGGGTCAAGGGTTCGGGATTAGCCGGTTTCGGCATCATTCCGCGCACTACATGGGGTTTGATCGGCATTCCCTTCAGCCCCCTGCTCCATGCGAATCTCGCCCATCTGTTGGCAAACTCAGTCCCTCTCCTAGTCCTGCTCACCCTGCTCTTCTGGGATCGGAAATATCATCCCGGCACCACCCTTACCATCATCTGGCTCGTGAGCGGCGTGGGCACTTGGCTGATCGGACGCAATGAATCGGGCGGGCAGCCGATCGTGCATATCGGAGCCAGTTCGGTCATCTACGGCATCTTCGCCTATTTGATCGCTTCCGCCTTTTGGATGCGGCGTTGGCGTTCCGCTTTCATCGCTGTGCTTGTTCTGTTCCTCTATGGCGGCATCGTCTTGGGCGCCATGCCCCAAGCTGGCCCGATCAGTTGGGAAGGACACTTGGCCGGCATGATTGCCGGTATCTGGTGCGCCCTAAGGCTGCATAGCTGAAAGTCACCTGCAATCAACGTAGGTTGGCGTCACAAATAGCGGTAGGGTTAGCGTGTTAAAACCCATGTGTCCTGTATGGACACCAGACCTCTGGCGACCTTTCAGGCCGCTTTCCTCTGCGCAACCCAAACCCAAGGCAGACCACAGATGGTCTGCCTTGGGCTCGAGTCTTTTGGCCCTTTGAGCCAACTCCATACCTCTTTCACTGGGTTACGTTCAAGCCGGTCAAAGCTCATCAAAGGCTCTAGAGGCAGTCCCAAAACTCTTACAACTTTTTTACAATTATCTTGCTCCGCTCTGACAACTTGATGGCCATCCCGCACTACCTTGGTTGTCATGAAAACTCTTCTGCTCTCACTTGCGCTGGCGACCAGTAGCGTTGCCGCCTATGCGTGCGGCGGTTACGGGGACTTCGATCATTACACCGCGCACGAATGGGGCACCTTCACCTCCATCCAAGGCACCGATGGCGTCCCCATCGCGTGGCAATCATTGGTAGTCGGTGACCTTCCTCGTTTCGTCTATAACCGCACCCGTGCTGAAGATGCCAAGCTGCTCGGGAACACCGCTGAGTTCTTCGGCAAAGGTTCCATGGCTGCGCGACAGCGCATCGAAACTCCAGTCATCTATTTCTACTCCCTGAAACCCCAGA of the Verrucomicrobiia bacterium genome contains:
- a CDS encoding rhomboid family intramembrane serine protease, encoding MAKSTWKDFRSAFQFSIFFVAVLFVTFGIDILLRVKGSGLAGFGIIPRTTWGLIGIPFSPLLHANLAHLLANSVPLLVLLTLLFWDRKYHPGTTLTIIWLVSGVGTWLIGRNESGGQPIVHIGASSVIYGIFAYLIASAFWMRRWRSAFIAVLVLFLYGGIVLGAMPQAGPISWEGHLAGMIAGIWCALRLHS